Proteins encoded together in one Penicillium digitatum chromosome 1, complete sequence window:
- a CDS encoding Serine/threonine-protein kinase ste20, with amino-acid sequence MNQDNFPLKFRRASSKLHKEAPSFSSRILRTHQSTTSLKRTPSAPVYPRSSPSGSREHYRTRSNAQFPGSSSSSLDQNSGGLSPSNDESSGFFSNLTSRSRTRSSNRFSYNEPSSDELNAPYETRGMLSALDENSAETDPHPQQTPGLRSAHASPDTRGRHSLRQSASFTTLTHRMDSFAHRETERPPNAAKRNSDDGNPPAAPRTRQSKKASFSRFVDSMLGTPGRNMKISAPENPVHVTHVGYDNQTGQFTGLPKEWQRLLQENGISKKEQEEHPQTMMDIMRFYEKNTRGDSDDEVWHKFDNAQAAQAAQATSPRDQTSPPGSPRFPQNHESSFENPRSPPPIPRGPPAGPPSVMSPPLGGMMPHRAPPKPPTGMTSSRPPLQPLVSKSYGVPQRAPQDNFASTFGTPTISESEPVPASRHRSRSSSRNATPAPGVSSGPNVTTVIASPTQYQRQQEQVMAAAQQTLERNRTQRQQAQQTPAISTSTTSPAPDLSSGLSPATRAPPAARPRQRQQRQSSALDIRARLMSICHPGDPTQIYYNFNKIGQGASGGVYTAYEHPHNNCVAIKQMNLDLQPKKDLIINEILVMKDSKHKNIVNFLDSFLHGLDLWVVMEYMEGGSLTDVVTFNIMSEGQIAAVCRETLGGLQHLHSKGVIHRDIKSDNILLALDGNIKLTDFGFCAQINDSQNKRNTMVGTPYWMAPEVVTRKEYGRKVDIWSLGIMAIEMIEGEPPYLTESPLRALYLIATNGTPTIKDEHNLSPVFREFLHFALKVDPEKRASAHDLLKHPFMSLCAPLSHLAPLVKAARLSRAQEKAQKGGA; translated from the exons ATGAATCAGGACAATTTCCCATTGAAATTTCGTCGAGCATCTAGCAAACTTCACAAAGAAGCCCCTAGCTTCAGTTCGCGCATTCTTCGGACTCATCAGAGCACCACATCGTTGAAACGCACCCCCTCCGCCCCCGTCTATCCACGTTCCTCTCCCAGCGGCAGTCGCGAGCATTATCGAACACGATCAAACGCCCAATTCCCAGgttcttcctcgtcatcgcTGGACCAGAATAGTGGCGGTCTATCGCCTTCCAACGACGAATCAAGTGGCTTCTTCTCCAATTTGACCTCCCGGTCTCGCACCCGCAGTTCCAACCGGTTTTCCTACAACGAGCCGAGCTCGGATGAATTGAATGCCCCTTACGAAACGCGGGGCATGCTTAGTGCATTGGATGAGAATAGCGCCGAGACTGATCCTCACCCCCAGCAAACGCCCGGACTTCGCTCTGCCCACGCCAGCCCCGATACCCGCGGACGCCATTCACTTCGCCAGTCAGCTAGCTTCACCACTCTAACACACCGAATGGATTCCTTCGCTCATCGCGAGACTGAAAGGCCGCCAAATGCCGCCAAACGTAACTCCGACGATGGCAATCCTCCGGCCGCTCCCCGAACGAGACAAAGCAAAAAGGCCAGTTTTTCCAGATTCGTGGACAGTATGCTTGGCACGCCCGGTCGCAATATGAAAATCTCGGCTCCAGAGAACCCGGTCCATGTGACCCACGTCGGCTACGACAATCAGACTGGCCAATTCACCGGTCTTCCCAAAGAATGGCAGCGACTACTACAGGAGAACGGCATCTCGAAGAAGGAACAGGAGGAGCACCCGCAGACTATGATGGATATCATGCGATTTTACGAAAAAAATACCCGTGGCGACAGCGATGATGAAGTATGGCACAAGTTCGACAATGCGCAAGCTGCTCAAGCCGCGCAAGCCACCAGCCCAAGGGATCAAACATCGCCACCGGGAAGTCCACGATTCCCACAAAATCACGAAAGTAGCTTCGAAAACCCACGATCCCCCCCGCCAATCCCTCGCGGGCCTCCGGCAGGCCCGCCGTCGGTCATGTCTCCTCCACTCGGCGGTATGATGCCCCATCGTGCTCCCCCGAAACCGCCCACCGGGATGACCTCCTCCCGCCCTCCTCTCCAACCTCTGGTCTCGAAATCATACGGAGTCCCGCAGCGAGCTCCCCAGGATAATTTTGCTTCTACTTTTGGCACTCCGACTATCTCGGAATCTGAGCCAGTGCCCGCATCGCGACACCGCAGTCGCTCCAGCTCCCGAAATGCCACCCCTGCCCCCGGCGTCTCCAGCGGCCCCAATGTTACCACTGTCATCGCATCCCCAACACAATACCAGCGGCAACAGGAGCAGGTCATGGCCGCAGCCCAGCAGACCTTGGAACGGAATCGTACCCAACGCCAGCAAGCACAGCAGACTCCCGCCATCTCCACATCAACCACTTCTCCAGCGCCAGATCTTTCATCTGGGTTATCACCTGCCACGCGCGCTCCACCTGCTGCTAGACCTAGACAGCGCCAGCAGCGACAGAGCAGCGCCTTGGACATTCGGGCGCGCTTGATGTCAATCTGTCATCCTGGTGACCCCACACAAATTTACTACAACTTCAACAAAATTGGCCAAGGTGCCTCGGGTGGTGTATACACAGCGTATGAGCATCCTCACAACAACTGTGTTGCCATCAAACAGATGAATCTAGACCTGCAACCTAAGAAGGACTTGATTATCAACGAGATCTTGGTCATGAAAGATAGCAAGCACAAGAACATCGTGAACTTCTTAGATAGCTTCTTACATGGCCTGGATCTTTGGGTTGTGATGGAATACATGGAAGGTGGCAGTCTTACAGACGTGGTTACCTTCAACATTATGAGCGAGGGACAGATTGCAGCTGTTTGCCGAGAG ACTCTGGGTGGTCTCCAGCATTTGCATTCCAAGGGTGTCATTCATCGAGATATCAAATCCGACAACATCCTGCTGGCATTGGATGGTAACATCAAGCTGA CCGATTTCGGTTTCTGCGCTCAAATCAACGACTCGCAGAACAAGCGGAACACCATGGTTGGTACCCCGTACTGGATGGCCCCCGAAGTTGTTACTCGCAAAGAGTATGGCCGCAAGGTCGACATCTGGAGTTTAGGCATCATGGCTATCGAGATGATCGAGGGCGAGCCGCCGTACCTGACAGAGTCTCCGTTGCGAGCACTCTACCTGATTGCTACGAACGGAACACCCACCATCAAAGATGAGCACAACCTATCACCGGTTTTCCGCGAATTCCTTCACTTTGCCCTGAAGGTTGACCCGGAGAAGCGGGCGTCAGCTCATGACCTACTGAAG CACCCGTTCATGTCTCTGTGCGCACCACTATCGCATCTTGCCCCCTTGGTCAAGGCTGCTCGTCTTAGTCGCGCCCAAGAAAAAGCTCAAAAAGGAGGTGCTTGA
- a CDS encoding VHS subgroup: MFRAQQNQFDDAVAKATDENLTSENWEYILDVCDKVGSEESGAKEAVAAMIKRLAHRNANVQLYTLELGNSLSQNCGLKIHRELASRSFTDALLRLANDRNTHQQVKSKILERMEEWTEMFASNPDFGIMEQAYMKLKTTNPNLQPPSKPGKREITDVDRQMEEEELQMALALSIKDKATPAAAVAAAPRAEALSTAVTSVSAPSNQREPAETQPVLSGTSVATVSRVRALFDFQPSEPGELQFRKGDTIAVLESVYKDWWKGSLRGQTGIFPLNYVEKLPDPTVDELQREAQMEADVFGQIKSVEKLLTLLSTRNTDLNVQENEEITSLYQATLAIRPKLIELIGKYSQKKDEFTQLNEKFIKARRDYESLLEASLAHPAQPQYGRHAQPQYGYSSAAPAGYPSAPQADPRYYTPRPQDTMPTQANAYAPYPTSEQAGPYRPASHSPGPRHQVQAGPSQQPPHADPYQPVSHRPQSTYDHPQELGTSVYDSPVDHPAPGQRMPYPPTSQAPPAAHQQFQQQQQDYSSSAYSAEETVQIPHQFQQQQQQSPYPDSPGAHKPPPSHQPPPAPGATQQPQYTPYNPAPPAASTSEYQAYQPPQGGAGSNPASFYR; this comes from the exons ATGTTTCGCGCGCAGCAGAACCAATTTGACGACGCTGTCG CTAAGGCGACGGACGAGAATCTGACCTCCGAGAACTGGGAATACATTCTG GATGTCTGTGACAAAGTAGGTTCAGAGGAATCAGG TGCGAAAGAGGCCGTGGCTGCGATGATTAAAAGACTGGCTCACCGAAATGCCAACGTCCAGCTCTATACATTGGAG CTTGGAAATTCGTTGTCGCAAAACTGCGGGTTGAAGATCCATCGCGAGTTGGCTTCGAGAAGTTTTACTGATGCGCTACTACGCTTGGCGAACGATCGT AATACGCATCAACAAGTCAAGTCTAAGATTCTGGAGCGCATGGAAGAATGGACTGAGATGTTCGCATCCAACCCGGATTTTGGCATCATGGAACAGGCGTACATGAAATTAAAGACCACGA ACCCGAATCTGCAACCACCGTCGAAACCTGGAAAGCGTGAGATCACCGATGTTGATCGTCAgatggaggaagaggaatTGCAAATGGCCCTAGCCCTCTCGATTAAGGATAAAGCAACCCCAGCGGCTGCTGTCGCGGCAGCACCTCGAGCCGAGGCTTTGTCTACTGCTGTTACATCGGTATCAGCTCCCTCAAATCAAAGGGAGCCCGCCGAGACTCAACCTGTTCTTTCGGGTACATCAGTAGCTACCGTATCGCGTGTGAGAGCGTTGTTCGACTTCCAACCGTCTGAGCCAGGAGAGCTTCAATTCCGCAAAGGCGACACCATTGCAGTCCTAGAGTCTGTCTATAAGGATTGGTGGAAGGGTTCCCTGAGAGGCCAGACCGGCATTTTCCCTCTCAACTATGTGGAGAAACTTCCAGACCCCACTGTCGATGAGCTGCAGCGGGAGGCTCAGATGGAAGCGGACGTCTTTGGCCAGATCAAGAGTGTTGAGAAGCTTCTGACTCTACTGAGCACCCGCAACACAGATCTCAACGTTCAAGAAAACGAAGAGATCACATCGCTCTATCAAGCTACACTTGCGATTCGTCCAAAACTCATCGAATTGATTGGGAAATATTCGCAAAAGAAAG ATGAATTTACCCAGCTCAATGAAAAGTTCATCAAAGCTCGTCGCGACTATGAGTCCCTCCTTGAGGCATCGCTAGCCCATCCGGCACAGCCTCAATACGGACGACATGCCCAGCCGCAGTACGGTTATTCTAGTGCTGCGCCTGCCGGGTACCCCTCTGCTCCTCAGGCAGATCCTCGATATTACACTCCCCGGCCTCAAG ATACCATGCCAACCCAGGCGAATGCATATGCACCATACCCCACCAGCGAGCAGGCTGGGCCATACCGCCCAGCCTCTCACTCCCCTGGTCCTCGCCACCAGGTCCAGGCAGGCCCGTCACAGCAGCCACCTCACGCCGACCCTTATCAGCCTGTCAGCCACCGTCCGCAATCTACTTACGATCACCCCCAAGAACTAGGCACTTCTGTCTATGATTCACCTGTCGATCACCCTGCTCCTGGCCAGCGCATGCCGTATCCCCCAACCTCTCAAGCCCCGCCTGCCGCTCACCAGCAATtccaacagcagcagcaagaCTACTCGTCCTCGGCCTACTCCGCCGAAGAAACAGTTCAGATCCCGCACCAGTTCCAGCAACAACAGCAACAATCCCCGTATCCTGACTCTCCCGGTGCCCATAAACCTCCTCCATCGCACCAGCCTCCACCGGCACCCGGGGCAACACAGCAGCCACAATATACCCCCTACAACCCGGCACCTCCAGCCGCAAGCACGAGTGAGTACCAGGCGTACCAGCCTCCGCAGGGTGGGGCTGGCTCGAATCCAGCTTCCTTTTATCGGTAA
- a CDS encoding Fungal transcriptional regulatory protein, N-terminal encodes MAGSNLRSTNACETCRRRKVKCSGDKPCRACMKHNWECTFGHSGRRRFSEAQVNHLLEKVRAYEEQLSSQTAGGQVSSLPSSEAPDETPRCQSAQRSPSMPRNYEPPNQGQDEFLYPKNDSSTSPATDLTSGPAFESQVRSLLDCSPSSDRSFHGPTSNFQYRADRLPQWTTSVKELVDNVADVSFPSLEESQHLLDQFLFYLGVSQHFFDPRSFSDDLMLLFQSPETRQQQMNSPWFAEYLLVMAMAKLMDVQHPTSQTPGTDLFAEALKRLPPLHHMGGEGVIAVEILTLITTYLQWCDRKHDAYLYIGLALRLAIALGCNLREVDQHCLPSQSAHRLRLWWTVYMLDRRLSSGLGLAAGADERQLRTEIPRNAMGFQSPIALAINVRIARVTDDIMSSLYGIKSITQLELVQKIQQILQELHDTGRSFPKSLMLDFNRPLQLVPRTGASLYLMLFQAIILCTRPILLQRARFRVQSQQQPQSPDPAPSMLLRLCDTCEEAATRSLAILESLRHQQTIPRYGFFDLDATFSAAFVLVIVGFLDKAQSKPPLVLDQASRVLRFLARSGNLAAERRLQDIAQSYSHVWPDHVFHANVSHTDAASRDKTQTFAASPCSRQDALLTSVDYPPYMAVTSSSRSVHQDESRLLEPWSNMDAPDIMFDMQGDWNFDLTGEAEGIYSSFHNPTLPLTGVDYIDWLEIEKVINGPLSG; translated from the exons ATGGCAGGCTCCAATTTACGATCTACCAACGC ATGCGAAACATGTCGAAGACGCAAAGTAAAATGCTCCGGTGATAAGCCTTGTCGCGCTTGTATGAAACATAATTGGGAATGCACCTTTGGCCACTCCGGTCGCAGACGGTTTTCTGAAGC CCAAGTGAACCATCTATTGGAAAAAGTCCGAGCCTATGAAGAGCAACTCAGTTCTCAGACTGCAGGAGGTCAAGTTTCTTCATTGCCTTCTTCAGAAGCACCAGATGAGACACCGAGGTGTCAATCTGCGCAACGAAGTCCTTCAATGCCTAGGAATTATGAGCCCCCCAATCAGGGGCAAGATGAGTTCTTATATCCCAAGAACGATTCTTCGACAAGTCCGG CAACGGATCTGACCTCCGGCCCTGCATTCGAGTCTCAAGTCAGATCGCTTCTTGACTGTTCGCCTTCCAGTGACCGCAGCTTTCATGGACCTACTTCAAATTTTCAATATCGGGCTGATCGATTACCTCAGTGGACGACATCGGTCAAAGAGCTCGTTGATAATGTTGCCGACGTATCTTTCCCGTCTTTGGAGGAATCACAGCACTTGCTTGACCAATTCCTTTTTTATCTTGGCGTGAGCCAGCACTTTTTTGATCCACGATCATTCTCGGACGATCTTATGTTGCTGTTTCAGAGCCCAGAGACAAGGCAGCAGCAGATGAACTCTCCATGGTTTGCAGAATATCTTTTGGTCATGGCCATGGCAAAGCTCATGGATGTTCAACATCCAACATCACAGACTCCCGGGACGGACTTGTTTGCTGAAGCCTTGAAGCGTCTTCCTCCGCTGCATCATATGGGCGGGGAAGGTGTTATCGCTGTCGAGATACTGACATTGATTACTACATATCTGCAGTGGTGTGACCGCAAACATGATGCATATCTTTAT ATCGGACTCGCACTGCGGCTTGCTATTGCTCTTGGGTGCAATTTACGGGAAGTCGACCAACATTGCCTCCCCTCCCAGAGTGCTCACAGATTAAGACTATGGTGGACAGTATACATGCTCGACAG GCGCCTTTCATCGGGTCTGGGGCTAGCAGCAGGGGCAGATGAGCGGCAGCTACGCACTGAAATCCCGCGGAACGCGATGGGATTTCAGTCACCAATTGCCCTTGCCATCAATGTTCGTATCGCCCGTGTCACTGATGATATAATGTCAT CCCTGTATGGCATTAAGTCAATCACCCAACTGGAACTGGTCCAAAAGATCCAGCAAATTCTCCAAGAACTGCATGACACTGGTCGATCATTTCCTAAATCTTTAATGTTGGACTTCAATCGACCTTTGCAGTTGGTACCTCGCACAGGTGCATCATTGTACCTAATGCTTTTCCAG GCTATTATCCTATGTACGCGGCCAATATTACTTCAACGAGCTCGATTTCGAGTTCAGAGCCAACAACAACCACAGTCACCTGATCCAGCGCCAAGTATGCTGCTGCGTCTCTGTGATACATGCGAAGAGGCAGCCACTAGAAGTCTCGCAATCCTTGAATCACTTCGTCACCAGCAAACCATCC CCCGGTATGGCTTTTTTGATCTGGATGCAACATTCTCCGCTGCATTTGTGCTGGTCATTGTAGGGTTCTTGGACAAAGCACAAAGCAAACCACCATTAGTGCTGGATCAAGCATCTCGAGTGCTTCGATTTCTAGCAAGATCTGGCAATCTGGCGGCCGAGCGACGCCTGCAGGATATTGCACAATCTTATTCGCACGTTTGGCCAGATCATGTTTTCCATGCAAATGTTTCGCACACTGATGCAGCCTCCCGAGACAAGACCCAGACATTTGCTGCAAGCCCATGCTCGAGACAAGATGCGTTGTTGACTTCCGTGGATTATCCACCATATATGGCTGTGACTTCAAGTAGTCGAAGTGTTCATCAAGATGAGAGCAGGCTGCTTGAGCCTTGGTCTAACATGGATGCTCCAGATATCATGTTTGATATGCAGGGAGACTGGAATTTTGATCTTACCGGGGAAGCAGAAGGTATCTATTCCAGTTTTCATAATCCGACCTTGCCACTGACCGGAGTTGACTACATCGACTGGTTGGAGATCGAAAAAGTAATCAACGGACCCTTGAGCGGATAG
- a CDS encoding PAB-dependent poly(A)-specific ribonuclease subunit (Pan2), putative yields MEADWDELSRIPMPPPSPHAMPTVATATAFDDMMELLWTGNEYGRVSSFYGPELQRYTSVRAHPVSEGSVRQIIFHERGVISLSSKSVHMITRRGLTQWHLTHDEMVDLRCMSFTAQTNRILVAGSQRVMFTVDIDKGTIVEKLPTEHGYTMMKKSRYLCAATDTGSVNALSLSDFSVVKSWKAHGTGVNDMDARNDLLVTCGFSVRHLGSPIVDPLANVYDLKTLTPLPPIPFHAGAAYVRMHPKLHTTSFVASQTGQLQVIDLMNPNSVNLRQANVSLVLGIDLSPSGEALAINDAECSIHLWGSPTKVHFNELSKETEFADVPTRPSQVDWSSESPLNMVGMPYYHERLFSAWPSHLLFEVGSPPAPLDQSMLPYLRPAEIGHHAPNPRKTRRYQIENTRALTTAEPALIAPKFLSEKARDYSKSDGLVGDAAEALVGAKINGESDDDPLLKYSNVEIKYSRFGVDDFDFRFYNKTSFSGLETHISNSFTNSLLQLFKFIPLFRNLALNHAAGSCIFEHCLLCELGYLFDMLEKASGQNCQATNLLKTFSSFREASNLGLFEENLTNKSLSTAIQAVNRFFLTQVAQDFRTIQPNSEELDQRLATIASESIRCMFCQNEIVRPGNSLANELIYPNIDIKHVRRNPLFRFSNILRASIERETQNRGWCNYCRRYQQVTIRKTIHRMPLILMLNAALTNPLCRRLWAIPGWLPDAVGVLVDASGQVMCFEGDDLRVRIQNQTPGLAVYDLIGLVAEIDIPEHQKPHLVSFVNVSISGAESEEQGKWHLFNDFLVTEVDRDEALRFTQPWKQPSVLAYQVRDPRHVVDDSWKKVLDKTLLFREWSLNGGHQVESCQTLTEEEMPQPGTPVALDTEFVDLEKAEIDVKADGSKEMVRPNKSGLARVSVLRGVGVHEGAPFIDDYITIREPIVDYVTQYSGIKPGDLDPRTSEHNLVPLKVAYKKLWLLLNLGCVFVGHGLASDFRKINIQVPKTQTVDTQYLFFHPGKNRRLSLRYLAWAVFKEHIQEEPAPDTLQGHDSIEDARMALRLWKKFQEYEDAGIVSQMLEEIFREGSKLGFRPPPKNGGTITVLSRPGTAVTLQNDSGRNTPSTPDTRSVVPVALTSAAPIAGPPSAPTTPRQAFRRSMALTPSNGSFSGPGTGDFFGGSPLR; encoded by the exons ATGGAGGCCGACTGGGATGAGCTGTCGCGTATCCCAATGCCGCCGCCGAGTCCGCATGCCATGCCAACTGTGGCAACGGCGACGGCATTTGACGATATGATGGAACTTTTGTGGACAGGCAATGAATAT GGCAGGGTCTCTTCCTTTTACGGACCGGAGCTGCAACGTTATACCTCTGTTCGAGCCCATCCAGTTTCTGAGGGCTCAGTACGGCAAATAATCTTCCACGAAAGAGGCGTGATTTCGCTATCATCAAAGAGTGTGCATATGATTACCCGACGGGGTTTGACACAGTGGCACCTTACTCACGATGAAATGGTCGACCTCCGCTGCATGAGCTTCACCGCTCAAACAAATCGAATCCTTGTCGCAGGTTCTCAGCGCGTGATGTTCACGGTAGATATTGATAAGGGCACAATAGTCGAGAAGCTGCCCACTGAGCACGGCTACACGATGATGAAAAAGAGTCGATATCTCTGTGCGGCCACAGATACTGGATCAGTCAATGCCCTTAGTCTCTCGGACTTCAGTGTTGTCAAGTCATGGAAAGCTCACGGGACAGGCGTAAATGACATGGATGCGCGAAATGACCTGCTGGTCACCTGTGGCTTCTCAGTCCGCCACCTTGGATCGCCAATCGTGGATCCTCTAGCCAATGTTTATGACTTAAAAACCTTAACACCGTTACCTCCGATTCCGTTCCATGCTGGAGCAGCATATGTGCGAATGCATCCCAAACTTCATACCACCAGTTTTGTGGCCTCACAAACAGGTCAACTTCAAGTGATAGATCTCATGAATCCAAATTCGGTCAACTTAAGACAAGCTAATGTGTCACTGGTGCTTGGAATTGATCTATCACCATCCGGGGAAGCATTGGCCATCAACGATGCTGAATGCTCCATTCACTTATGGGGCTCGCCGACTAAGGTTCATTTTAATGAATTGAGCAAGGAAACGGAATTTGCCGATGTTCCTACGCGGCCTTCTCAGGTAGATTGGTCTTCCGAATCTCCATTGAATATGGTCGGGATGCCTTATTACCACGAACGTCTCTTTTCGGCGTGGCCAAGCCATTTACTTTTTGAGGTTGGCAGTCCGCCGGCTCCATTGGATCAGTCTATGTTACCATATTTACGCCCCGCAGAGATAGGACACCATGCTCCAAACCCAAGAAAGACTCGTCGATATCAAATTGAAAACACTCGCGCATTGACCACAGCAGAGCCGGCTCTTATTGCACCAAAGTTTTTGAGTGAAAAGGCCCGGGATTATAGCAAGTCAGACGGCTTGGTTGGCGATGCTGCAGAGGCTTTGGTAGGGGCGAAGATCAACGGAGAGAGCGATGACGATCCATTGCTCAAATACAGCAACGTAGAGATCAAATACAGCCGATTCGGTGTGGATGACTTTGATTTCAG ATTCTATAACAAGACGTCTTTCTCTGGACTAGAGACTCACATCTCCAACTCCTTTACCAATTCCCTCCTTCAGCTTTTCAAATTCATACCACTCTTCCGAAATCTAGCCCTAAATCATGCAGCCGGGTCATGCATTTTTGAACACTGTCTTTTGTGTGAACTGGGCTATCTATTTGACATGCTTGAAAAGGCAAGCGGGCAAAATTGTCAGGCCACCAACCTTCTCAAGACATTCAGCAGCTTCCGAGAGGCCTCCAATCTGGGCCTCTTTGAAGAGAATCTTACCAACAAATCGCTCTCAACCGCGATCCAAGCAGTCAACCGATTCTTCCTGACTCAAGTAGCTCAAGACTTCCGGACGATTCAGCCTAACTCAGAAGAGCTCGATCAGCGCTTAGCCACCATTGCGTCTGAGTCTATTCGGTGCATGTTCTGCCAGAACGAAATTGTGCGCCCTGGCAATTCACTTGCCAACGAACTGATTTACCCGAACATCGATATTAAACATGTACGCCGCAATCCTCTATTCCGCTTCTCCAATATCCTACGTGCCAGTATCGAGCGAGAGACACAAAACCGAGGATGGTGCAATTATTGTCGTCGCTACCAGCAGGTGACCATTCGCAAGACCATCCACCGCATGCCTTTAATTCTCATGCTCAATGCCGCCCTGACCAACCCTCTCTGCCGTCGGCTCTGGGCAATCCCAGGATGGTTGCCTGACGCCGTTGGAGTTCTCGTTGATGCGAGCGGACAGGTCATGTGCTTTGAAGGCGATGATCTTCGTGTCCGAATACAAAATCAAACACCTGGCCTCGCGGTATATGATCTGATTGGCTTGGTCGCGGAGATTGATATCCCAGAACATCAAAAGCCCCATTTGGTTTCTTTCGTCAATGTCTCCATTTCAGGTGCCGAGTCTGAAGAACAAGGCAAATGGCACCTGTTCAATGACTTCTTGGTCACGGAGGTCGACAGAGATGAAGCACTCCGATTTACGCAGCCTTGGAAACAACCTTCCGTGCTAGCTTACCAAGTGAGAGACCCACGCCATGTGGTCGATGACTCTTGGAAGAAAGTCCTCGATAAAACCCTGCTATTCCGCGAATGGTCTTTGAA TGGCGGCCATCAGGTTGAGTCATGTCAAACTCTCACCGAGGAGGAAATGCCACAGCCCGGAACACCTGTCGCATTGGACACCGAGTTTGTTGATCTGGAAAAAGCCGAGATTGACGTCAAGGCAGACGGGTCCAAGGAAATGGTACGCCCCAACAAGAGCGGGCTGGCCCGTGTTTCCGTCTTGCGTGGAGTGGGTGTTCATGAAGGAGCTCCCTTTATTGATGACTACATCACCATCCGTGAGCCAATTGTGGACTATGTGACCCAGTATTCCGGCATCAAGCCCGGTGACCTGGATCCGCGAACCAGTGAACACAATCTTGTCCCACTAAAGGTTGCCTACAAGAAGCTTTGGCTGCTTCTAAACCTAGGTTGTGTATTCGTTGGTCACGGTCTAGCCTCTGATTTCCGTAAAATTAACATCCAAGTGCCCAAGACACAAACCGTGGATACACAGtatctcttcttccaccCCGGGAAGAACCGGCGTCTCAGTCTCAGGTACCTGGCCTGGGCTGTCTTCAAGGAGCATATCCAAGAGGAACCCGCACCTGACACCTTACAAGGTCACGATTCGATCGAGGACGCTCGCATGGCTTTGCGTCTCTGGAAAAAATTCCAGGAATACGAGGATGCAGGTATTGTCTCGCAAATGCTTGAAGAGATCTTCCGCGAAGGCTCCAAGCTAGGATTCCGCCCACCTCCTAAGAACGGAGGCACCATCACCGTTCTCTCCCGACCTGGCACCGCTGTCACTTTGCAGAATGACAGCGGTCGCAACACTCCTAGCACCCCGGACACACGATCCGTGGTGCCAGTCGCCCTAACATCAGCCGCTCCCATCGCTGGACCCCCCAGCGCCCCTACCACCCCTCGTCAGGCTTTCAGGCGATCGATGGCCTTGACCCCGAGTAACGGGAGCTTTTCTGGACCTGGTACCGGTGATTTCTTTGGAGGTAGTCCACTTCGATAG